The Toxotes jaculatrix isolate fToxJac2 chromosome 17, fToxJac2.pri, whole genome shotgun sequence genomic interval AGCAGACTCAGGTGACTTAAAACACCTGTaaaacacaggtacacacacacacacacacaaactcgtatcagacagacagaaacggTCTCGTGAACAGCGAGCATTAGCTAACGCAGCGTCGAAGCAAACTCCTTCCGACGCGCCGCGGCTCTCCGCGGTCCGACTTACCTTTCGCAGATGCTCCCtccatattcttttttttttacaaagttgtttttatttatttttgtgtttgacgGTGTGAAAACAGCCGCTGCGACTTCCGGGTTTTTGATTTTGGCGGCTCCTGCGTCATCATTGTTTGCGACACCGCCCACAGCTTCAACCCGGAAGCACATTCACAAGAGTTTACGATCACATGGACGCATGAGACCAGGTGGTGTGATCGTTTATCACCTTATCAACACAACGGAAGACATAAACTCAGAGATCCGAGTCGTTTGACTAGGAAAATGTGTTCACATGGTTTGTCTgcaggtgttttctttttttttctttatttttttttcagaaacgTTCAAGCGAGTTGTTCTTAACTAACGCTGCATAGTTGAACATTGCTCGGTAAACACAGCATGGTGCCACTGCCTCACCCAAACGATATCTGTGCTGGCTTGTGAAGGTGAGTCCGTGTAATTTCACTTGCCACCCCCGTTTTTGTAAATTGAATATGGCTTATGTTCTGTTGACAAAATTATTGTTCAATTATTTTCTTGACTTTGTCaagaaaatgtcagacaatAGTAAAAACTGCTTATCATTGTTTCCCCACAGCTGAAGGTCATGTAGCAAGGAGGGCTTGCTGACTTCCTTGCTTTGTCCAAATAACAATGCAAAACCTGAACATATTTAGTTTACTTAGTGATCTACTTGTCTTCATTAATAATAGGATTGAGTAAAAGATTTTTAATATGGGCAAAGCCAAAAATTATAACTGCATAATCTGAGAGGgttcaaaaacaaattaagataCCTCTCTCCGCCATTGCTGGCAGTGCTTGTTGAAACTTCTAATATCTCTGACCCGCACAACCCACAGAGATtggttgttgctgtttgtcCTTTTTGGACTGTATAACACAGTGGCAGCAGAAGGCAGAGCAGAAGGACATGTCCCCTTTAAACCTCACGTTTCCAAAGCAGCACTCAGTATTTTTGGATCAGGATAATCAGGGGAAAGTTGACACAGAGGCTGTGTGATCTCAATTCGTCCACACCGAGTCCCACTTCGCAGACTGGAGGTTGTCTCATGTTGCAATGCCTTTCTGCAGCAAACAGGTCAGTTTAGGTGACGACAAAGGAGCCATCTATTTCACCTTTTATTTGTGTAATCTGGCAAGGAAGGAAACCAGTTCAGGTGAATCCAGGGTGTGAAGGTTTGATTCCTTGCCAGTCAGCTAAAGCAGCAATGACTAGTTGATAAATcgagacagaaaattaatctgaaacataaatacatttcatttttgtctgaaaGCCTTCTGTGATTGCaaacatctttgggttttgttggttggttgtgggttgaagatgtcaccttggactCTGGGAGATCTTTTGCAATTTGCTGGCATTTTaatggaaaaggagaagagtcgcacctaacagttattttcattactgcttTATCGTTATGTCTGTATttcagaaaattgtgaaatatGCCCTTTAGAATTTCTCACAGCCCAATGTAATGTCTTTAAAAATCTCATTTTGTTGgaccagcagtccaaaaccaaaagatattCACTTAACTGTCATGTGCAACAGAGGAAAGAATCAAATACTCACATTTAAGAACCTGGAACCaacaaatatttggcatttttgcttacAAACATAACTAAAGTGATTATTGGACCATAAAAATAACTGCCAATAAATTATCTGACTAATCGATTAATCCCTTAATCATTGCAGTTCTAAAAaggattaattgagaaaataagtCTGTAATAAAATGAGGTTTTGGTTAGTTGCAGTCCTATAGTTGAGCAAAGTGATTTGTTTGTGAGGGAAAATGTGTCTGGCTACGTTTCCTCACAGACAGAGATATGTTTAATCAGGGTTTTCACTTTCTTCAAGGCTCCTGGACTCTCCTGACTGATGGGTGTAGACAAAGACGTTTCCCATCTGTCTGACTGTGCgactgcaggaggaagaaagtTTCTCCAACCGCAGCCGGGAGACAATCACGATGGACCCGTCCAACCAGAAGCACTTCATGATTGTAGACTATGTGATATTTGCCGCCTTGCTTGCCGCCTCAACGGGCATCGGCCTGTACTACGCTCTGTCTGGCGGGCGTCAGCGCACTACGCAGGAGTTCTTGATGGCGGACAGGAACATGCActctcttcctgtttccctGTCACTCATCGCCTCATTCCAGTCCGCTGTGGCGATCATAGGCGTACCGGCAGAGATCTACACCCACGGTACTCAGTACTGGTTCATTGGCTGTGCCTACGTTCTGGGCCTCCTCATTCCAGCTCATGTTTTCATTCCAGTGTTGTACAGACTGCAAGTCTCCAGCGCTTACCAggtatcttttgttttttgtttttttcagttggaCTGCATTTAAATTAGTCCATATTTCCGTTGTGTTTTCCCATCACGAACCTACAGATTCcatgttgtttgtttcacagtaTCTTGAACTGCGCTTCAGCAAAGCAGTGCGTATCTGTGGAACCTTGACCTTCATCTGCCAGATGGTGAGTGCAACACTTCACATAATAATGTGGGGATGCACCAGTCCGGCCTTTTCCATCCTGTTGACCATTCCTGTACCTCAGTTCCTAAAATTATAAGCATTATATGCAAGTGGATAATTTTTATGTGAGTTGACATGAGACCAGAGTTTGCCGTGGTGCTGGTGCAGCAGCCAGTTAGTTTAATAAAGActtgtggtttcactgtgttatATGCAGGACTATTTCTTGAACAGGAGCAGTTTCCTTTGGACAGGGCCAGATTTCCTGTCTCTCCGGCCtttatgctgagctaagctaTCTACTGCCTGTAGcctcatatttaacagacagatgtgGGTGCTCTCAGTCTTGTCATTTAACTCtcggcaagaaagcaaacaaggaTATTTTCCATACTTTTCGTCCAGTGGATAGGTTTGTTGCATCTCGAAataaagtggggaaaaaaaacaaaaaacgcaATTATTTACTGGCTtcagaatctttttttatttatctttgtaaAGTTGATAGTCTCTGAtatgtcttttatttacagGTGATCTATATgggagtttgtgtgtatgctcCTGCCTTTGCACTAAATGCAGGtataaaaaaatcatatatatatttttctctgactcagtatgtatgtatgtatttatttgaataaGGTCTGTGGTTCAGTGTGttaacttgttttctttcagttacTGGATTTGAATTATGGGGAACAGTGCTGGCCACTGGTCTGGTGTGCACATTGTACACAACAATAGTGAGTCCTTCTCATACAGTTTAACTTGATGTTCCGACATTTGAATATTCATGGCTTGTTGTCTTTGACTGTCATCAGCAACACCACACATTGAGGGCTTGTTCACTCTGATTCAGTCtctatccttttttttccttttatgaaTCACTTGACAAAAGTCATTAATAAAAAGGGTAAATGCACAGTAAACGATTGTTTGACAGTGTAGgacattttaatgtttgcatGTATCAGATTCATTCCCATGTGTCTTGTTTGTTCCTGTCAGGGCGGTTTGAAGGCTGTCATCTGGACAGACGTCTTTCAGACTGTTGTGATGTTTGCAGGGCAGCTGGCTGTCATCGTGGTGGGAGTGCAGCAGACTGGAGGAGTgcctgaagtttggaggaaagccTGGGAGGGAAACCGCATCTCTGGTCTCGAGTAAGTCCGTACTTTAGCTTGTGGGAGAATGACCAGCATCAGGAGTGGATGGGAAGGTCGGagttgatgagagcagtgagggTGAGTTCAGCTTTAAATGGGCCAATACAAAAAGTGTAAATTTGGTTTGAACATTATTCCATATACAATACAAACCTGTCATAAATTAGACTTTCATTAGTTTGAGTTAAGCTCAAGTTTAACACAAATCTTTTTAGGACACGAATACTTCAGGAACCACGTGGTTGCAGGTTTTTAGCCCAAACAGGCAGTACAGCAGCTAATTTCACTGATTTCCAGAGACGAGAAGCTACTGAGTGAAATGAACTACCATGCTTTGTGGTTTGACTAAAATCCTGCTGGGTCCTTGGTTATTAATGATTAGTTATTCCATCATACACACCTGTCCGTTTATGACACCCTAAATTACAGTGAGTGTCATTCTGTCTGATTAAAGGTCAGCTCTGAAGTGTTAAagttttgtctctgtgctgtttttttattttttctcttgtgtGTTCAGCCTGAACCCAGATcctacagagagacacactTTCTGGACTCTGGGGGTTGGTGGGGTCTTCCTCATGCTGTCCCTGTACGGAGTGAACCAGGCTCAGGTCCAAAGATATCTCAGCGCACGTACAGAGAAGGAAGCTGTGAGGTACACGGACTGTGGCTTTTCATTTTGATATTAAAGCAAAGACTTGTGTTAGCTGCTGTTAGGACTGTAAATGGGTACAACAGGTCCATTATGTAAAGTCTCCAGTCATTTGCATGACATATATTGTTCCCTCTACATGTGTTATCACATGTAGAGGTTGTCACATGTTATCCCTCGACCTTATATATTTGCATTGTTAATACGTATTTGTTCAAAATTTACCTAATCTACTCTGCTTCCTCTGTCCTATAGCACAAAGGTGATTCCATCAGTATATCTAGTTCATGAAAGTGTTTATTTCTGCTCGGTTATATTAAAAAACTCTGCTCaaactttggtttatgactggcagtcccatcagcctcagctgtactttgtgtttactgttatttagtaaatgttagcatgttagcacgctaaactaagatggtgaacctGCCAATATTACCTGCCAATCATCAACAACATTATCATTGTGTTAGCATTCtgacgttagcatttagctcaaagtacaGCCCCACAGAGCTGCTAGTGGCACTGCAGACTTTCAGTCTCGTTCAACTGTAAAATATCCCATTTTTAGTAAATGTCATGCTcacaatgattaaaaaaaatcttaaatcagttgaagtgaaaaaaatacaaatgagctCATAAGTTAGCTGACTTTTACTACATTCCTACCTCTCTGCAGGTCTTGCTACATGGTGTTTCCCTCCCTGCAGCTGGCTCTGGCTCTCAGCTGTGTGATGGGACTGGTAATGTTTGCTCGTTACTGCGGAGAGGATTACTCTGACAAGCTGGGCACCTCGTCAGGGGATGCCGTGAGTTTCACTGTCTTATTTCCCTGTGTTAGCGTCTTTGTCCGCTGAGCCATTTTTCCTTTCACTCCTTTCTTCTCGAGAGATTAGTATGCAGTATAACGGTAAAGTTCATGCAGAGTAATGTGAGCAACCCACCAGGGTCCACAGACCTAACAGCAGAACTATAGCAGCGGATATTTTATAGTGGTTCCTTCTAGCACATCTGGCTCATTATGTTATTATGGTGTCTTTAGTGTCATCAGCTGtcacatttgtattttgttcCTGGTGACGTATACTTATATTTATTCAACCCAAAGTGAAAGTTTCAGGACAATGTGCTTATGTTTTCCACAGATGGTGATATACTTTGTGATGGATATGCTACAAGGTCTGCCTGGACTTCCTGGACTGTTTGTTGCTTGTTTATTCAGTGCAGCTCTAAGGTATGAGTCTCTGGTTCTCTCCCCAGGTccagtcttgtgtttttttttttggtttttgatttaACTTAACATTAACCCGATCGGTCTCTTAGCACAGTGAGAAAGTTTGACTGTGCCGCCACAGGGAAGATGCTGAAGAGTTCAGTAGCATAGGCAACTAGTTATTGGTCAAAACACCTCAAACAAgccaagtcagttttatttatatagcagcAAAgaataacagaagttatctcaggccACTTTTCATACAGAGCAGATCTACACCGTACACTTTATGATATTATCTACCGAAACCCAGCATTCCCTCTGTGAGCAAACACTTGGTGACAgcgaccaaaaaaaaaaactaacaggCAAAAAACCTGAAGTAGAGcttttcacatttcaggtgTTGACTCTTGACCCAGATGAAGTCATAAAAGAGTAAAAGTTACCCTGAATAAAGGTTTGTTGTCGCTCTTTATCATTTTTCACCTGTGCTATTTTATTGTTAACAAGGCTGTTCTGAGCTCATAGTTTTCAGCCAGTTACACGAAACACCTCACAGATTTCACTAattctttttctgttgatcatATCTGACACCTTCAAAATTctattaaaatgcattttgccACAGAATTTTTCTGTGCTCACCTTATTTCTGCTTGTGTATATCTTTCTCAGGCACACCTTGCTAAAATGAAGTCTAATATAAAACACACCGCAGATATAACCACAGACCTGCAGCCTCCAGAATGATCATGCAGCTGAATCTAATCCTGTCTAAAACTGAAGCTTATAACCTTCACGAAGGAAGGATTTGCTGCAGGattgttgtattagactgcattagttttagctaggtgttcctaatcaactgccaactgagtgtatAATCCATTACAAATCATCAAATCTCAGATACAGTGATGATTTGTTAGTTAGCTCAGGAGGTGAATAATTAATTGTAACTTAATGAAATTTAAAGAAAGCTTTAATGgtaagtctgtttttttttctgcttttcctgctcAGCACCATCTCCTCTGCCTTTAACTCTTTGGCCACTGTGACAATTGAAGACCTGATCAAACCACATTTCCCCGACATGACAGAGACCAGAGCAACCCTACTGTCCAAAGCCTTTGGTGAGCTCTCTGCTGCTTTACGTTCAGGAGAGCCTGATACAGAGCTGCATAATAAATGACGTATTTGTTCAAATGCTTCAACTTGTGTCTCCTCAATAAGCTATGTCCTATGGGCTGCTGTGCCTGGCCATGGCCTATCTCACTCACCTAATGCAGGATTCAGTTCTACAGGTGAGCTCACATGTTATATGATCAAATAATAACAGACATATCTCACTGAACGTGCGCTGATTATCATCACGTTTGATTCTCAGGTGGCTTTAAAAATCTTCGGAATGGTTGGTGGTCCTATCCTCGGCCTGTTTTCTCTCGGGATGTTCTTCCCCTGGGCCAACTCCACTGTAAGTTGAGCATCATCACGACATCTGCCATGTTGTCAGTCATGAGACAGTACACATCCGCTGAAGCTTCCTCAAATCATTCTGGGATCCCTCAGTTTTATATGGGAGCTGCTGTGGGGAAATAACCCCCATAGTTATTTGGATAGTTAAAATCATTCATCATCCCACCTGCATCTGTGTGAagttttcctgttgtttccaGGGAGCACTGGCAGGTCTTGGCACCGGTCTGGCTGTGGCTTTCTGGGTCGGCATCGGGAGCATCCTCACTCGTAGCTCCGGTGCGAGACCAGTGCCACCTGACTGCAGAGTCGACCTGCTGTCAAACAGCACAACTACTGCCATTGAGACTGTACTCAGCAACGTCACTCTGAGGTAGAGATTGCACAGGCAAGTGTTCTGTTTTAAATGTGGTCATTTCTCAAGTTAATCATCTCTCTTTGTTCTTTAGCCAACCCTCTGGATTGAAGAGATTTTATTCGTTGTCTTACATGTGGTACAGTGCATTTAACTGCCTCACAGTCATTCTAATTGGCCTGATCATCAGCTTTCTCACAGGTAGGCGGGTCCTTACAGGTATACATGTTGCTCTATAGTCCAGGACTTTTGTTTACAGTCAGTTTTAGTCTAACTTTACAATGtttaaatgtgtatgttttctgtttagGCCCTATGAAAGAGGAGGATGTGACACCAGGTACAGTCTATCCCTTGTTAGGgaaactgctctgttttctaCCTGATCACCTCAAAAGGAAGCTCTGTTGTGTGACTCCTCTGAGAAAGAGTGTAAGTGAAAATATAGAATGAGCAACACATTTTAATCCCAACAGACATAATAATTCCTGCCATAAAGTTAAACTCagtatttacttgtaaaattcAGTATTCAGTGTGTAACGGCCGAATGCTGTGCCACAGCTTTACTTTAGTCAGTGGTTAAATGTTTGAAGTTACATCTCTGCAGCTATTAAACGtattgttttgaaaatttctCCATGGTCCCCAGGACATGTGTGCTAAACTACTGATCCTCAGGCTTTTCCTCTTGCACCGCAATCACTGAGCTTCATGTTTTTGGTTTGGAGTGAAATATCTTTCTATCTTCAATGACTGGCCATAAAATTTGCAACAGATAGTCCAGATAGTCCAGAGGGTAAATTGTAATAAACATTGTGGGCATGTTAGCATGCcaatgaacagagacagagtatTTACATCCTACATATGAACAGCCGATGAAATCAGTTTTTTAATCTGCCCTTCtctattcattaaaaaaaaattctcacagctctcatcacAACAAAGGCAGCAGCCACAGCACATAGAAAGCAACGGACTGGCCTTTCAACAAGAGGTCGGACCATCACAGGGAGAGATGGACAATTTGCTTTCTGATGCTCACACACCTTTTGTGGAGCAAGAAACATCTGTGTGATATCGCATGTCAGACTAGAAAATGGTTACAACTTTGTCTTTAGAGAAACAATATGCTTGTATACGGTTAACTTTGCTTTGTGATGGATGTAATTCAAATTTGCACTGTCAATTGCTGCTTCGAGATCAAAGCTAAACAATGTTCAGTCaggtttcctctttttttaagtTTACTTACACCTTCATGTCTTCAAGAGAAGACTTCTGTGCAGCTGAGCCTATCACTGGTTTACAGACAGTCACATGTGATTTACATACAGTAGTGCCACTGATGCAAATTCAGTTGGGTACTTCCATGTTAAAATGCTGCATGTGAAAAGTGAACTTTAGAGCAACTAAAAAGGTACGAAACAGTTCTGTGTACACTTTACAATTGTTTAGCACTCGTGCACTTGTGTCATACTCGTGGGAGATCATGGCTTCTCATTTTTTTATGATCGTATGACTGAATTTTGGCTGCGATGCAGCTGAaatgcagaacagaaaaaaaaatttctgaaaAAGATTAAAGATTTTGTAGTTAAcccttttcattgttttgtacccttatttatttatttatttatttaactaacGACTTTAAACTAAAAGAAATCATAAttgtttggtttaaaaaaaaccttaactcaaggtccacttgcAGAACTAGCTTGTTTCCTGATTAAAGCTACTTCAGAAGCTTCAGCTatgattttcatttatttatttttatttgatcttgGAAACTGTAGTTTCAAAGGTGAACTATGAACTTTCTTGCGCAATTAATTTATAGTTATTGTTTTGGTACATGCGTCGTCTATTTAAAAGGAAATTTAtttacatgtgcatgttttctATTTGCTGTAAGACCTAAATTTTGATGATAAATTAATGTACATTAAGATATAGCAGAATAACTCATAAAATGACTTAAGAcagagggtttttttgttttgtttttttaatcatggtatgtggagacaaacaaacatgacacaTGACATGCTGTCCCTAGTGTTAATAAATATAATTAGACTGAACATTTATATTCaaattgtgtttgatttttgcaCACCATTGACTAGGTTTATCCAAATAAGATCAGAGCAGAGTCCTGCTTCACAAAGCCCCTCTGTACACTGTTTACATGAAGAACACAAGGGTAGTATAATCATTTTAGCCAGTTAACTCTGTGTAAAAGTCTATGATTACACACCATAAAGGCTATAACATCTGATCAACATCAAATCAATGATCCTAtatcaaattaaataataaaaactttatggaatttgtttatttttacagttttactgaaTGAAAAGACAGTTACTCAGAAACTGTGGTGAAATCCCCATATTTAAATACTattcaaatatttttgaatATGTTTCTGTTGTGAAGGAGTCCAGTGATGTGTGTCATGCTTGTTTCTGCAGAGCCTTTTTGTTCCGTGTTTGTCAGAGTAAAATGTGAGCTGCTCACATCGCTGTGCTACAGGGATGCGAGCAGCTGTGTGAGGTTGTACTTTGACACAGCATGGCTTTAAGATGAAAATCTCTATCAATAATTGTTGAGACAGTTGACCCAAAACTGCAAATGgtaacctcatggtggcgccaggagaaaagtcaggggatgaCCAAAATTATTGGGactcatcctctgggaaccatgaatctCTGTAAAAAGATTTGTTCCAATCTTTCTAGTACATGCTGAGATATATCAGGTGATGAGTGAAAAATTTAACCTGCTGAAAATTTGTTTTCCCATCAAATACTCGTGTAAATGGTATCAAGGCAgcttttatcattttctgttctcttcatctgtctctctctactgATTAAATTTAAGACACCAAAAAGAAACTCCACCATATAATTCTACCAGTTTATTTGCGACCATGACAAACACCGGTCTTATGTTTGCTTTGTGAATATGCAGCAAGCAAGCAGCAgaatttcattaaatgtctcaAGAGATGAGACTCAGGTCCAGCTGAAGTTACAAGTCAGTGATGTTAAAGTTCAAATCTAACTGCAgttctcttttcatcttttcacctCTAAACACCGTGAAATTTGACCTTTCTCTCACACATCCTTTCTTTCACAGGTCAG includes:
- the slc5a6b gene encoding solute carrier family 5 member 6, with product MDPSNQKHFMIVDYVIFAALLAASTGIGLYYALSGGRQRTTQEFLMADRNMHSLPVSLSLIASFQSAVAIIGVPAEIYTHGTQYWFIGCAYVLGLLIPAHVFIPVLYRLQVSSAYQYLELRFSKAVRICGTLTFICQMVIYMGVCVYAPAFALNAVTGFELWGTVLATGLVCTLYTTIGGLKAVIWTDVFQTVVMFAGQLAVIVVGVQQTGGVPEVWRKAWEGNRISGLDLNPDPTERHTFWTLGVGGVFLMLSLYGVNQAQVQRYLSARTEKEAVRSCYMVFPSLQLALALSCVMGLVMFARYCGEDYSDKLGTSSGDAMVIYFVMDMLQGLPGLPGLFVACLFSAALSTISSAFNSLATVTIEDLIKPHFPDMTETRATLLSKAFAMSYGLLCLAMAYLTHLMQDSVLQVALKIFGMVGGPILGLFSLGMFFPWANSTGALAGLGTGLAVAFWVGIGSILTRSSGARPVPPDCRVDLLSNSTTTAIETVLSNVTLSQPSGLKRFYSLSYMWYSAFNCLTVILIGLIISFLTGPMKEEDVTPGTVYPLLGKLLCFLPDHLKRKLCCVTPLRKSLSSQQRQQPQHIESNGLAFQQEVGPSQGEMDNLLSDAHTPFVEQETSV